The nucleotide window GAAGACTCCAGCCGTTTCGTCAACATCATCCGCTATGTCCGTAATTCAACCGTGCCGACCCAGGCCGCTGGCGATGATGTATCGCCGGATGTGGACATTATCTCCGTCAACATTGATGAAATCATTGCTGGCAACACGCAGAACAATCTCCTGCTTCAAGCCGGAGACATCGTATCCGTCCCGCGCGCTGATGTGATTTATCTGGCCGGCAATGTTCGCCGGCCTGGCCCACTAACAGCCCGCAATCCTATCACTGTAACCCAAGCCATTGCCATGGCGAATGGGTTCTCCGACGGCGCAAAGCGTAACGACATGCGGCTTTACCGCACCGTACCCGGTAAGCTCGAACGCGAGGAAATCAAAATCAGCTTGGCGGACATTCAATCTGGGAAGCAAAAAGACCTCTTCCTTCAGGCCAATGACGTACTTTATGTGCCGCACTCGGAAATGCGTGCCGCCGGCCTCAACCTTGCTCGTAGTCTGCCGCCGATGGTGGTGGGGATGTTGATTCCCTTCCTAACCACTGGGTTGATTCGGTAGTCGGTGCGCTGCACGGACGAAAACTAAGGTCTATAAGCAAACCCATGGTACAGCATCTTTGGTTCAGGAGCTTGGCCCAAGTTTTGTTTCAGAAAGCACCAGCGGAAGAAAGCTGAGACTGACAACTCGACCAGCAATAGCTGGCGCTGCCGCCTCGCCATAAGGTCGTTGACAGTGTTGTTCTACATCATCGGGCCGTGGGTACAAACACAGCCCAAGCTTGGTTTTCATAGCGTCACCTAGTGGCTCAGCGTCATCTCGTGGTTTACTACGTTACTACGTTTACTTGGTTTACTTGCATAATTCTTGCATTATCAGACGCAGGTTGTATTTAGACACCGTGGCTTTTCGATAAGCCTTCTGCCGGCCGCTTCATCCTTTCCTGTTAAGGAAGATGCAATAAATGTCACGTACGACTGACTCATAGATATACGTCTAGAGGGTGTGGGAGTATTGTAGCTTTGTGGGAGCATTGTAGCTTTTTCGATGACGATTTCCCGTCAGCCGCTAAGCAAAGCTCCCCTTGGAAAAAAGCTGTTGCATAGTCTCTGTCGGCAAAGAGTATTGCCGATGGATGCATGCCCTTTCCCGTGATTCTCTTTCGATATATCAGCATCAAGCCAAGGCAGAGCTCATCTTTTATAATGCTTTAGTACATCCCGCGATGTTTCTGAGCCTTGCCTCAATGCTGGCGCTAAATGCTTTGACTTGGCTTTCTTTTTTGGACTGCTGGGACACAGAATCTTCACCTCGGTTCTGAGTTTATATCTCACCAAACGATGACGATTTGAGTCATAGTTATCTATGTTACTCCCTCACTACTTGACAAATCTCTTTTATAAGCTTGACTCCCTTTCGGACTCGCCAACATCGCTTTGATATCCATAAGCACTTCTTCAATGATCTTACTCTTTGCTCCTAGTGAGTGGTAAATATCCAATAGTTTTTCTGGTCCGCCGTGCTCATACAATGCCAACCATTTGGAAAATCTGCATTTATACCCTGTCATCCACAGCCGCGCTCCGTCCGCCCCCAACGGCTGCCACACCTGCTGCCGCTTGATGTTCCCGTTGTTCCACGGATCGCTCGTCCCAGCGCCCCACATATCGTCCGTGTACAGCCACTGGATGCACCCTCGATCCCAACTCTCCCGCGTCCC belongs to Chloracidobacterium sp. and includes:
- a CDS encoding polysaccharide biosynthesis/export family protein, with product MPSLFRTTYATFWVVLLLVGSAAAQDEAPSSPPPSALPSPTIRATQTYTAPLGDYIIGPGDVVEIKVYKQPDLTGRFRVGENGAVDLLFIGRQQLAGLTEEEAADVLRQALRKYLRQPEVNVSVVEFNSRMITVIGAVRSPGRLPLRRAMRLLDVIAWSGGLTEDSSRFVNIIRYVRNSTVPTQAAGDDVSPDVDIISVNIDEIIAGNTQNNLLLQAGDIVSVPRADVIYLAGNVRRPGPLTARNPITVTQAIAMANGFSDGAKRNDMRLYRTVPGKLEREEIKISLADIQSGKQKDLFLQANDVLYVPHSEMRAAGLNLARSLPPMVVGMLIPFLTTGLIR